A stretch of Caenorhabditis elegans chromosome IV DNA encodes these proteins:
- the T01G1.2 gene encoding uncharacterized protein (Confirmed by transcript evidence) — translation MTSNDRSNKLNEKRTSVQMKTSFSQEVYKTPIKQILTAPSQSHSRITPGGQLFLCVMGLLISVAISIWLAAFSRENGWRRAVFASAAGICAILFMLLTIMTYRRAKNPQEPEPLPDLSQRRSTIGARVSKRSIAAGMSADDCPTQVLVTGTRGSIPS, via the exons ATGACGTCGAACGATAGATCAAATAAGCTGAATGAGAAGCGTACCAGTGTTCAGATGAAGACAAGTTTCTCCCAAGAAGTATATAAAACTCCGATCAAGCAAATTCTTACTGCACCATCACAATCCCACTCACGAATCACACCAGGTGGACAG CTCTTCTTATGTGTGATGGGACTATTGATAAGTGTTGCGATCAGCATCTGGTTAGCCGCATTTAGTCGTGAAAATGGATGGCGTCGAGCTGTCTTCGCATCGGCCGCTGGTATCTGTGCGATTCTCTTCATGCTTCTCACTATCATGACCTACAGAAGAGCGAAAAA CCCACAAGAACCGGAGCCACTTCCAGATCTTTCACAACGTCGATCTACAATCGGAGCACGAGTTAGTAAACGATCAATTGCGGCGGGAATGAGCGCAGACGACTGTCCAACGCAG GTCTTAGTCACTGGAACACGTGGTTCCATTCCATCCTAA
- the sec-31 gene encoding WD_REPEATS_REGION domain-containing protein (Confirmed by transcript evidence): MSSKLYSRSGVFVWSPRGIQKKGLIVADFAQFFDPTATSIEPKIDFLPASEIYEKSNLAPNVSHATNYRFNELAWTSLCSDAHPNGIIAGGTEDGTVVFFDADKFIKNQSLEVLLSRRDHHGHVLTIDVSRDGRWMASGGGSGQILLWDCANLKTPFSPGSPNFPDQVKLLRWNLKNESVFASISSRRVSFWDLRRNGSPVLEFAEIPGCDWSSLSWNPSDASQLIVSSQSQHASVIQKWDSRFTSTPVKEYRHHNMGITSVDWNKADDRLVISSGCDGQVVIWNHETSEVLGGVGSLQGDWIRNVKWNEEEPSQFAIQYFQHPVQISSLTSLGSPQPGADVLAARISDQFVPAWHRAPLIGSSIALGGRLATFWKSYDAMTQQWHHNVEIETIVPENDVGVNDIAQYLHIKDDKRNLGWYLHERAYAPSSDTSEEADLTRKVWLILLALQEGAGRTKMLNYLGLVESQDEEFSEKNAASAVSNPNIQPTAIPDRSARSTSVVSGADTDIDIPEVTVIERCSSVNWSTLDNSGWDLLLHTIRQDHLEVIRVLISSNQHVAAMMYAAQHETDHLAMILDDYNKKFNNSSPLSSIILALSSSSSANKTEITPSKQSSEQEVSQQIGSILQTFPDQKWSELLGFIIAHESNATDIRLAAKCIGKRWLEQGKPLRACIAFLIAGDIDHLLLANTSFTLVDRLKQALILHQVSKGAKYSDGLEKLIMNFANELLIQGAGSVAWNLVKWSQNGSAEMQELQWTCYNVAGGRDCTGDQPPFNPFDVALPRAQQPPIVQPTRTYQQPAPIPPPNLVNGFNPYNPSHSQCPPPPMDYSNNRRNSNLTPMPPSSTFYQTPSWDHKPPPTMPANMPPSKPVAPVTPGWNDPPPMALKPTTVAQPKQNVMEINWKPIETAQAPGGMMTGQQLNGFAGGYQNVMTNGIQGMSIHNQQSSAASSAFPSPNSYQQRPASAASVVAPAPIQLSPEDEKIIEPINTLAQCIIENARIQARMEKAQDLRTRIQAELSPRLAANRLSPESKQHLTHMAYFVSMRQIREAQAVVAQMARNSGDFVEISSFLPALKSLLSLASH; this comes from the exons ATGAGCTCGAAGCTCTACTCACGTTCCGGCGTATTTGTCTGGAGTCCACGTGGAATTCAGAAAAAG ggctTAATTGTTGCTGATTTCGCTCAGTTTTTTGACCCGACTGCAACATCAATCGAACCAAAGATCGATTTTTTGCCAGCAAGTGAgatatatgaaaaatcgaatttggCCCCGAATGTGTCGCATGCCACTAATTATCG atTCAATGAATTAGCCTGGACTTCTCTGTGTTCCGATGCACATCCGAACGGAATAATTGCTGGCGGTACAGAGGACGGAACTGTGGTATTTTTTGATGCTGATAAATTTATCAAGAATCAATCACTAGAAGTTCTTCTTTCTCGAAGAGATCATCATGGGCATGTTCTCACTATTGATGTTTCCAGGGACGGCAG atgGATGGCTTCTGGTGGAGGCTCAGGACAAATTCTTCTCTGGGATTGCGCAAATCTGAAAACACCATTCTCTCCCGGTTCGCCAAATTTCCCAGATCAAGTGAAACTTCTTCGCTGGAACTTGAAGAACGAGTCTGTGTTTGCTTCCATATCGTCCAGAAGAGTCAGTTTTTGGGATTTGAGAAGAAATGGATCGCCGGTGTTAGAATTCGCAGAG ATTCCTGGCTGTGATTGGTCTTCGCTCTCTTGGAATCCTTCGGACGCCTCACAACTTATAGTTTCCAGCCAATCTCAACACGCCTCTGTTATTCAGAAATGGGATTCGAGATTCACTTCAACACCAGTTAAAGAATACAGACATCATAATATGGGAATTACGAGTGTTGACtg GAACAAAGCTGATGATCGTCTTGTAATTTCATCTGGCTGTGATGGACAAGTGGTTATATGGAATCACGAAACATCTGAGGTGCTTGGAGGTGTTGGAAGTCTTCAAGGAGACTGGATCCGAAATGTTAAATGGAATGAAGAGGAGCCATCACAATTTGCTATTCAATATTTCCAACATCCTGTTCAAATATCCTCATTGACTAGTCTTGGATCTCCGCAACCAGGAGCCGATGTACTTGCCGCTAGGATCTCCGATCAATTTGTTCCTGCATGGCACCGTGCTCCCTTAATTGGCTCATCAATAGCATTAGGTGGACGGTTGGCAACATTCTGGAAGTCCTACGATGCAATGACCCAACAATGGCACCATAATGTGGAAATTGAAAcg atagtTCCAGAAAACGATGTTGGTGTCAACGACATTGCTCAGTATCTACATATTAAGGATGATAAACGAAACTTAGGATGGTATCTTCATGAGAg AGCATATGCCCCATCAAGCGATACTTCAGAAGAAGCAGATCTTACACGAAAAGTTTGGCTTATTCTTCTCGCGCTACAGGAAGGAGCTGGACGCACAAAGATGCTAAATTATTTAGGACTTGTAGAATCACAGGATGAGGAGTTTTCCGAGAAGAACGCAGCATCAGCAGTCTCAAATCCAAATATTCAACCTACGGCAATACCTGATAGATCTGCTCGTTCAACTTCTGTTGTTTCCGGCGCAGACACTGACATTGATATTCCGGAAGTAACAGTCATTGAAAGATGTTCTAGTGTTAATTGGTCGACTTTGGATAACTCAGGATGGGATCTTCTTCTTCATACAATTCGACAAGATCATCTTGAAGTCATTCGTGTTCTAATCTCCTCAAATCAACACGTAGCCGCAATGATGTACGCTGCTCAACACGAAACAGATCATTTGGCAATGATTCTTGATGATTATAATAAAA aattcaacaACTCGAGTCCTCTATCTTCTATAATTCTTGCACTTTCATCGTCCTCGTCGGCTAACAAAACAGAAATCACTCCTTCAAAGCAATCATCTGAACAAGAGGTTTCTCAGCAAATTGGAAGTATTCTCCAAACTTTCCCCGATCAAAAGTGGTCAGAGCTTCTTGGCTTCATAATTGCTCACGAATCAAATGCGACAGATATCAGATTAGCAGCAAAATGCATTGGAAAGCGATGGTTGGAACAAGGAA AACCTCTCCGTGCTTGTATTGCTTTTTTGATTGCCGGAGACATTGATCATCTCTTACTTGCCAATACATCCTTCACACTAGTGGATCGACTGAAACAGGCTTTAATACTTCATCAAGTATCGAAAGGTGCCAAGTATTCGGATGGATTAGAGAAG CTAATCATGAACTTCGCCAATGAACTTCTCATTCAAGGCGCAGGTTCCGTCGCATGGAATTTGGTTAAGTGGTCTCAAAATGGTTCTGCTGAAATGCAAGAGCTTCAATGGACTTGCTATAATGTTGCCGGAGGTCGAGATTGTACAGGGGATCAACCACCATTTAATCCGTTTGATGTCGCTCTACCTAGAGCTCAACAGCCACCCATTGTTCAACCGACACGGACATATCAACAACCGGCACCTATTCCCCCACCG AATCTCGTAAATGGTTTTAACCCGTATAATCCATCTCATTCTCAATGTCCACCACCTCCTATGGATTACTCGAATAATCgaagaaattccaatttgacACCAATGCCACCATCTTCCACTTTTTATCAGACACCATCATGGGATCATAAACCA CCACCAACAATGCCAGCGAACATGCCACCATCTAAACCAGTTGCTCCAGTTACTCCCGGTTGGAATGATCCTCCTCCAATGGCTTTGAAGCCTACCACTGTTGCCCAGCCAAAGCAAAATGTGATGGAAATCAATTGGAAACCTATAGAAACTGCCCAAGCTCCTGGTGGAATGATGACTGGGCAGCAGTTGAACGGATTTGCAGGAGGGTATCAAAATGTGATGACTAATGGAATTCAAG gaatGAGTATTCACAATCAACAATCATCTGCAGCGTCTTCAGCTTTTCCATCTCCAAACTCTTATCAACAGAGACCGGCTTCTGCAGCATCCGTTGTAGCTCCAGCTCCAATCCAATTATCACCGGAAGatgagaaaattattgaaccCATTAATACATTGGCTCAGTGTATCATTGAAAATGCCAGAATTCAGGCTAGAATGGAAAAAGCTCAGGATTTGAGAACTCGTATTCAGGCAGAGCTCTCACCGCGTCTTGCTGCGAATAGG TTGTCTCCCGAATCGAAGCAGCATCTAACTCATATGGCTTACTTTGTTTCCATGCGGCAGATTCGTGAAGCTCAAGCAGTTGTGGCACAAATGGCACGGAATTCAGGAGATTTTGTTGAG atttcgTCGTTCCTTCCGGCTCTAAAGTCGCTTCTTTCGCTCGCCTCTCATTAA
- the T01G1.4 gene encoding Alkyl transferase (Partially confirmed by transcript evidence): protein MAANLTADEEDGWFVAQQEQPWWQWLLRRFIASGPIPRHVAFVMDGNRRFAKTKHLGNVIKGHEKGFTQLAKILDWCNRFGIREITVYAFSIENFKRSEEEVSGLMRLAEEKFQKLLNDSEKLDEKRICFRFYGNRSLLSSRLQKLMSDIEHRTENFDGGRLNVCMPYTSRDEIARSFETIRKHVKDGKVNVDEINESMIDACLDSGCGGTSPDLFIRTSGEHRLSDFLMWQASETHVYFDDVLWPEFGYFNLCKAILNYQYYRTTVTKMTSSKVSDDNATSWKMNFSGNDRDLISVKS, encoded by the exons ATGGCGGCAAACTTGACAGCCGATGAAGAGGACGGCTGGTTTGTGGCTCAACAGGAGCAACCGTGGTGGCAATGGTTGCTACGTCGATTCATCGCTTCAGGACCAATCCCGAGACACGTGGCATTCGTGATGGACGGAAACCGACGTTTTGCAAAGACAAAACATTTGGGAAATGTTATCAAGGGGCACGAAAAg ggaTTCACACAACTtgcgaaaattcttgattggTGCAACCGTTTCGGTATTCGAGAAATCACAGTTTACGCTTTcagtattgaaaatttcaaacgaagTGAAGAAGAG GTCAGCGGGCTTATGCGACTGGCAGAagagaaattccaaaaattgctcaaCGACTCTGAGAAACTGGATGAAAAACGAATTTGTTTCCGATTTTACGGAAATCGATCGCTTCTCTCGTCACGCCTTCAGAAATTAATGAGTGATATTGAACATCGAACAGAGAATTTCGATGGAGGAAGATTAAATGTTTGTATGCCATATACTTCAAGAGATGAAATTGCAAGAAGCTTTGAAACTATTCGAAAACACGTAAAAGATGGGAAAGTCAATGTGGATGAG atcaACGAATCAATGATTGATGCGTGTTTGGATAGTGGATGTGGTGGAACTTCTCCAGATTTATTTATTCGAACATCCGGTGAACATCGACTTTCGGACTTTTTGATGTGGCAAGCATCAGAAACTCATGTCTACTTTGATGATGTTCTTTGGCCTGAATTTGGATATTTTAATCTGTGTAAAGCAATTCTAAATTATCAATATTATAGAACTACTGTAACAAAa atgacATCTTCGAAAGTATCTGATGATAATGCTACATCgtggaaaatgaatttcagtGGAAATGATCGAGATTTGATTTCCGTCAAATCGTGA